In the genome of Opitutales bacterium, one region contains:
- the tig gene encoding trigger factor produces MNTSIESLSDTRKKLTVTLSAEETTAEYNTLVSNYAQKAKIPGFRPGKAPANIVKTRFKKDIAEDLSGALQRKAYSAGTTEHKFHIAGVVEASDVKDIKAGEELECSFTIDVYPEIDLVDYKGIETTSTDTDATDAEVEDALQNILNQRAEYNPVERAAEKGDYVRLSYTGTIDGQKISEITENAMYSEQASTWEEAGNEHAPGVPAIVTGIIGMAKEDKKDIPYTFPDDFEDDALKGKEASYAVEIMEVREKTLPEFTEEFLKSLEVESEEQLRERINQQVSQQKEQQNIQSIRGQIQDFLIGNHTFELPQSIIDQERNNMLIEFMQQQMQRGVPEDQLREREEDIIKQAGGAAENRVKLQILLSEIADKESITLEQQDMSSIIYQEAMSRQIAPDQLVKELQKDRERLNNLQQAALFNKVLEFLTNEAKVTEVATTDAIAEPASSEA; encoded by the coding sequence GTGAACACATCTATCGAAAGCCTATCGGACACGCGTAAAAAGCTCACCGTCACTCTCAGTGCGGAGGAGACCACTGCAGAATACAATACGCTCGTATCCAACTACGCTCAAAAGGCGAAAATCCCCGGATTCCGCCCCGGCAAAGCACCAGCTAATATTGTCAAAACTCGCTTTAAAAAGGATATAGCTGAAGATCTTTCAGGTGCCCTCCAACGCAAAGCTTACAGCGCGGGCACTACAGAACATAAATTTCATATTGCTGGCGTCGTTGAGGCCAGTGATGTCAAGGATATCAAAGCTGGAGAAGAGCTCGAATGCTCATTCACCATCGATGTCTATCCCGAAATCGATCTCGTCGACTACAAGGGCATCGAAACCACATCGACAGATACCGACGCTACTGACGCTGAAGTCGAAGATGCTCTGCAAAATATACTCAATCAGCGCGCCGAGTATAACCCTGTCGAACGCGCCGCAGAAAAAGGCGATTACGTGCGCCTCTCGTATACGGGAACCATCGACGGTCAAAAGATTTCCGAAATCACCGAAAACGCCATGTATTCCGAGCAGGCCTCTACTTGGGAGGAAGCCGGAAATGAACATGCACCGGGCGTCCCGGCCATCGTGACAGGTATTATTGGGATGGCCAAAGAAGATAAAAAGGATATCCCTTACACCTTCCCAGACGACTTCGAAGACGATGCTCTTAAAGGAAAGGAAGCGTCCTATGCCGTTGAAATTATGGAGGTCCGCGAAAAGACACTCCCAGAGTTTACTGAAGAATTTTTAAAATCGCTCGAAGTAGAATCTGAGGAACAACTCCGCGAGCGCATCAACCAGCAAGTCAGTCAGCAAAAAGAACAGCAGAATATCCAAAGCATTCGCGGCCAGATCCAAGACTTTCTTATTGGAAACCACACCTTCGAGCTCCCACAATCGATCATCGATCAAGAGCGTAACAATATGTTGATCGAGTTCATGCAGCAGCAAATGCAGCGCGGGGTGCCTGAAGACCAGCTCCGTGAACGCGAAGAAGACATTATCAAACAAGCTGGCGGAGCTGCAGAAAATCGCGTCAAACTCCAGATCCTTCTCTCAGAAATTGCTGATAAGGAGAGCATCACCCTGGAGCAGCAAGATATGAGCTCAATCATCTATCAAGAAGCCATGTCACGCCAGATAGCTCCCGATCAGCTTGTAAAAGAGCTCCAGAAGGACAGAGAACGTCTCAACAACCTTCAACAAGCCGCCCTCTTTAACAAGGTCCTTGAATTCTTGACCAATGAGGCTAAGGTTACCGAAGTTGCGACGACAGATGCGATCGCCGAGCCCGCTTCCTCTGAAGCATAA
- a CDS encoding ATP-dependent Clp protease proteolytic subunit has translation MGAYLPLPYVYERDGRQERAWDIYSRLLKDRIIFIGSPIDDYVANSIIAQLLFLQMEDPKKEINLYINSPGGSVTDGMAIFDTLNMLSCEVVTYCVGLAASMGTVLLAAGTKGKRYALPNSRIMIHQPSGGAGGQTSDISIAAKEILRWRETINQVLAERSGQSLEQIAKDSDRDFYMTAEEAKNYGLVDQVFEKNKAE, from the coding sequence ATGGGTGCTTATCTGCCTCTTCCCTACGTCTACGAACGCGATGGTCGCCAAGAGCGCGCCTGGGATATTTATAGCCGTCTCCTCAAGGACCGCATCATCTTCATTGGTTCGCCCATCGACGACTATGTCGCCAATTCCATCATCGCGCAGCTGCTCTTCCTTCAGATGGAGGATCCCAAAAAAGAGATAAATCTCTACATCAATAGCCCGGGCGGTAGCGTTACGGACGGCATGGCCATCTTTGATACACTGAATATGCTCAGCTGCGAAGTAGTCACTTACTGCGTCGGATTGGCAGCGAGTATGGGTACCGTTCTCCTTGCTGCTGGCACCAAAGGTAAGCGTTACGCGCTTCCAAATAGCCGCATCATGATTCACCAGCCTTCGGGTGGTGCGGGCGGCCAAACCTCGGATATCTCCATTGCGGCCAAAGAAATTCTTCGCTGGCGGGAAACCATCAATCAAGTCCTCGCTGAGCGCTCTGGGCAATCACTCGAGCAGATCGCCAAAGACTCAGACCGCGATTTTTACATGACCGCCGAAGAGGCCAAAAACTACGGCCTCGTAGATCAGGTGTTTGAAAAAAATAAGGCCGAATAG
- the clpX gene encoding ATP-dependent Clp protease ATP-binding subunit ClpX, which translates to MAKSSRMTFCSFCGKSQNEVKKMIAGPAGVHICDSCVSVCKTIIDREIQEDPHTNERNAFNLIRPSEIKGRLDQHIIGQHDAKKVLSVAVYNHYKRLSTLTAESSDNKVEDLSDELAKVSIEKSNILLIGPTGSGKTLLARTLAKMLDVPFAIADATTLTEAGYVGEDVENIVLRLLQSADYDTRKAEVGIIYVDEIDKIGRKTDNVSITRDVSGEGVQQALLKILEGTTCNVPPQGGRKHPNQEYIQVSTSNILFIVGGAFVGLEKIIRDRIGLKVLGFKGEDKDDIDIQADDYLLEHVQPEDLVNFGLIPEFIGRLPMVSVLNEMDKEDLEHILTDTSNSLVKQYRKLFALDDVHLEFTKDAISAIAEKALELKTGARALRSIMENIMLDIMYDIPEDEDIREVIIDGSVVNDRAKPTVKRIDSKPAA; encoded by the coding sequence ATGGCCAAATCGTCTCGCATGACCTTCTGTTCCTTCTGCGGCAAATCGCAGAATGAAGTGAAGAAAATGATCGCTGGTCCCGCCGGAGTACACATCTGCGATTCCTGTGTGAGTGTCTGCAAGACCATCATTGATCGCGAGATTCAGGAGGACCCCCATACAAACGAGCGAAACGCCTTCAACCTGATTCGCCCCTCAGAGATCAAGGGGCGCCTCGACCAGCACATCATTGGTCAACATGATGCCAAGAAAGTCCTGTCTGTAGCAGTGTATAACCACTACAAACGCCTTTCTACACTCACTGCCGAAAGCTCAGACAACAAGGTTGAAGACCTTTCCGACGAGCTGGCGAAAGTCTCCATCGAGAAGAGCAACATTTTACTCATCGGCCCCACCGGCTCGGGCAAAACCTTGCTCGCGCGCACCCTGGCCAAAATGCTCGATGTCCCCTTTGCCATCGCCGATGCCACCACGCTAACTGAAGCCGGTTACGTCGGCGAAGACGTGGAGAACATCGTCCTACGCCTCCTACAATCGGCAGATTACGACACGCGCAAGGCTGAGGTCGGTATCATCTACGTCGACGAGATCGACAAAATCGGGCGAAAAACTGACAACGTCTCCATCACACGCGACGTATCAGGAGAGGGGGTTCAGCAGGCACTCCTCAAAATCTTAGAAGGCACGACCTGCAACGTACCCCCACAAGGTGGGCGTAAACATCCGAACCAGGAATATATCCAGGTCAGCACCAGCAACATTCTCTTTATTGTAGGCGGGGCATTCGTCGGACTCGAAAAGATCATTCGAGATCGGATTGGACTCAAAGTTCTTGGGTTCAAAGGTGAGGACAAGGACGACATAGACATCCAAGCTGACGATTACCTACTCGAGCACGTTCAGCCCGAGGACCTCGTCAATTTTGGTCTCATCCCAGAATTTATCGGCCGCCTGCCCATGGTCTCCGTCCTTAACGAAATGGACAAAGAAGACCTTGAGCACATTTTGACGGATACCAGTAACTCTCTAGTGAAACAGTATCGTAAGCTGTTTGCCCTAGATGATGTGCATCTAGAATTCACGAAAGACGCTATCTCAGCGATTGCCGAAAAGGCACTCGAGCTCAAAACCGGTGCCCGTGCCCTGCGCTCTATCATGGAAAATATCATGCTCGACATCATGTATGATATCCCTGAGGACGAAGACATCCGCGAAGTCATCATCGACGGCTCTGTCGTCAACGACCGCGCGAAGCCTACCGTAAAACGCATCGACTCCAAGCCAGCGGCATAG